From Lolium perenne isolate Kyuss_39 chromosome 5, Kyuss_2.0, whole genome shotgun sequence, a single genomic window includes:
- the LOC127298744 gene encoding homocysteine S-methyltransferase 3, producing MVVKSGGVGAADEGAAGAAVRRWVEAGGGRLVLDGGLATELEAHGADLNDPLWSAKCILSSPHLIRKVHLDYIEAGANIIITASYQATIQGFESKGFSKEQSENLLTKSVEIGHEAREMFLKQHSDQSTPMHRPILVAASIGSYGAYLADGSEYSGDYGEAGTLEFLKDFHRRRLQVLAEARPDLIAFETIPNKLEAQAYVELLEECNISIPSWFSFNSKDGVHVVSGDSLIECAKVANSCAKVGAIGINCTPPRFIHSLILTIRKVTDKPILIYPNSGERYDAEKKEWVESTGVSDGDFVSYVSEWCKDGAALIGGCCRTTPNTIRAITRTLNQFCPAP from the exons atggtggtgaagaGCGGGGGAGTCGGCGCCGCGGACGAGGGGGCCGCGGGCGCGGCCGTCCGGCGGTGGGTGGAGGCCGGCGGCGGGAGGCTGGTGCTGGACGGCGGGCTGGCCACGGAGCTCGAGGCCCACGGCGCCGACCTCAACGACCCGCTCTGGAGCGCCAAGTGCATCCTCTCCTCCCCGCACCTCATCCGCAAG GTACATTTGGACTACATAGAAGCAGGTGCGAACATTATCATCACAGCATCATATCAG GCTACCATTCAGGGGTTTGAATCGAAGGGATTTTCAAAAGAACAAAGTGAAAATTTACTAACCAAGAGTGTTGAGATTGGACATGAAGCACGTGAGATGTTTCTGAAGCAACATTCAGATCAATCCACTCCCATGCACCGTCCTATTCTGGTTGCTGCTTCCATAGGAAGCTATGGGGCTTATCTTGCTGATGGCTCTGAGTACAG TggggattatggtgaagctgggaCACTTGAATTCCTGAAAGATTTCCATCGGCGAAGACTTCAGGTTCTTGCAGAGGCACGTCCTGATTTGATCGCTTTTGAAACAATCCCTAACAAATTGGAAGCTCAG GCATATGTTGAACTTCTGGAGGAATGCAATATAAGTATCCCTTCATGGTTTTCCTTCAACTCGAAAGATGGAGTTCATGTTGTGAGTGGAGATTCACTAATTGAATGTGCTAAAGTTGCTAACTCATGTGCAAAGGTTGGAGCTATTGGAATAAACTGCACGCCTCCAAGATTTATTCATAGCCTGATACTCACCATTCGGAAG GTCACAGACAAGCCAATTTTGATATATCCCAACAGTGGAGAAAGATATGATGCCGAGAAAAAAGAGTGGGTG GAATCTACGGGTGTGTCAGATGGTGATTTTGTTTCTTACGTAAGCGAGTGGTGCAAGGATGGGGCTGCGCTTATTGGGGGCTGCTGCAGGACAACTCCAAACACCATCAGGGCCATAACTAGAACCCTTAACCAATTCTGCCCTGCACCATAA